The following coding sequences are from one Chanos chanos chromosome 12, fChaCha1.1, whole genome shotgun sequence window:
- the rnf19a gene encoding E3 ubiquitin-protein ligase RNF19A isoform X1 has translation MKCCYVDDLKDPSDCQQPPPADSAPSPGAQAEQTGSGDRLPQGSTPCLNTLPSPLKTPLPPPSPSPSSSPSPSHPVDVPQSHRDAPTGEMSLQQSHAGSERDLHSAASSVSLPSVRKTPKKRRLSLRSLFRRRRGDPKRKSRTLTGGVEGIASVESVHSEMCQQERSSALSAPGVASTSSSSSSTSSSADLLECPLCLLRHSRERFPDIMTCHHRSCADCLRQYLRIEISESRVNISCPECSERFNPHDIRMILGDRALMEKYEEFMLRRWLVADPDCRWCPAPDCGYAVIAFGCASCPKITCGREGCGTEFCYHCKQLWHPNQTCDAARQQRAQSLRLRPFRSSSLSYSQESGAAADDIKPCPRCAAYIIKMNDGSCNHMTCAVCGCEFCWLCMKEISDLHYLSPSGCTFWGKKPWSRKKKILWQLGTLVGAPVGIALVAGIAIPAMIIGIPVYVGRKIHNRYEGKDISKHKRNLVIAGGVTLSVIVSPVVAAVTVGIGVPIMLAYVYGVVPISLCRSGGCGVSAGNGKGVRIEFDDENDMNVGSGAAATDTTSVAETRHNPSIGEGSVGGLTGSLSASGSHMERIGTMRDNLSENASTMALAGASITGSLSGSAMVNCFNRLEVQADVQKERCSLSGESGTVSLGTISDNASTKAMAGSILNAYMPLDSRDGASMEVQVDVESKLGKLRHHSGSSSMDDGSTGGRGGNACPSGCPHEGKCGSSRWAKEPSSSSSSSGKKSKGKLRKKGGGTKINETREDMDAQLLEQRSTNSSEFDSPSLSGSLPSVADSHSSHFSEFSCSDLEGCRPICCGHDGHPRPHNGGAAVSPLPEVENDRLENCPALGPPAAPLTPEGRGLLHYVGDESVGLVCGVAELDSNAGENAKERNNNLPQPDSPVRNSCIQTEI, from the exons ATCCCAGTGACTGCCAGCAGCCCCCACCAGCAGACTCTGCGCCGTCGCCAGGGGCCCAAGCAGAGCAGACCGGCTCGGGTGACCGGCTCCCGCAGGGCTCGACGCCATGTCTTAACACCCTGCCCTCTCCTTTGAAAACCCCCttgccccctccctccccttcaccctcctcctccccctccccctcccatccGGTCGATGTGCCCCAGTCTCACCGTGACGCCCCCACCGGAGAGATGAGCCTCCAGCAGTCTCACGCCGGCTCGGAGCGCGACCTCCACTCCGCCGCCTCCTCCGTCAGCCTGCCCTCCGTCAGGAAGACGCCCAAGAAGCGCCGGCTCTCCCTGCGCTCGCTCTTCCGCCGTCGCCGCGGCGACCCCAAGCGCAAGTCCCGGACGCTGACGGGCGGCGTGGAAGGCATCGCGAGCGTGGAGAGCGTGCACTCGGAGATGTGCCAGCAGGAGCGCTCCTCCGCCCTGTCGGCCCCCGGCGTGGCCtccacatcctcctcctcctcgtccacCTCTTCCTCGGCCGACCTGCTGGAGTGCCCCCTCTGCCTGCTGCGGCACAGCCGCGAGCGTTTCCCCGACATCATGACGTGTCACCACCGCTCCTGTGCAGACTGCCTGCGTCAGTACCTGCGCATCGAGATCTCGGAGAGCCGCGTTAACATCAGCTGCCCGGAGTGCTCCGAACGCTTCAACCCCCATGACATCCGCATGATCCTGGGAGACCGCGCCCTCATGGAGAAGTACGAGGAGTTTATGCTGCGTCGTTGGCTCGTAGCCGACCCCGACTGCCGCTGGTGCCCTGCCCCTGACTGCGG GTATGCAGTCATTGCCTTTGGCTGTGCCAGCTGTCCAAAGATCACCTGTGGGAGAGAGGGCTGCGGGACGGAGTTCTGTTACCACTGCAAACAGCTGTGGCATCCCAACCAGACCTGCGACGCCGCCCGCCAACAGAGGGCCCAGAGCCTCCGGCTGAGGCCTTTCCGCTCCTCCTCGCTCAGCTACAGCCAGGAAAGCGGCGCCGCAG CCGATGACATCAAGCCGTGTCCACGCTGTGCCGCTTACATCATCAAGATGAACGACGGCAGCTGTAATCACATGACCTGCGCTGTATGTGGCTGTGAATTCTGCTGGCTTTGTATGAAGGAGATCTCTGATCTGCATTACTTAAG CCCGTCGGGATGCACCTTCTGGGGTAAGAAGCCATGGAGTCGTAAGAAGAAGATTCTTTGGCAGCTGGGCACCCTGGTCGGTGCTCCAGTGGGCATCGCGCTGGTCGCCGGCATTGCCATCCCTGCCATGATCATCGGGATCCCCGTCTACGTGGGGAGAAAG ATTCACAACCGCTATGAAGGAAAGGACATATCGAAGCACAAGAGGAACCTGGTTATTGCCGGCGGTGTGACCTTGTCTGTGATCGTGTCTCCTGTGGTAGCCGCGGTAACTGTTG GGATCGGCGTGCCCATCATGCTGGCTTACGTTTACGGTGTGGTGCCCATCTCCCTGTGCCGCAGCGGCGGGTGCGGCGTTTCAGCGGGAAACGGGAAGGGCGTCCGCATCGAGTTTGACGACGAGAACGACATGAACGTGGGCAGCGGGGCAGCGGCCACCG acaccACTTCGGTGGCAGAGACGCGACATAACCCCAGTATTGGTGAGGGGAGTGTGGGTGGGCTGACTGGGAGCCTGAGCGCCAGTGGCAGCCACATGGAGCGGATTGGCACCATGCGTGACAACCTGAGTGAGAACGCCAGCACCATGGCGCTCGCCGGAGCCAGCATCACGGGCAGCCTGTCAGGAAGCGCCATGGTCAACTGCTTTAACAG gCTGGAGGTCCAGGCAGATGTGCAGAAGGAGCGCTGCAGTCTGAGCGGGGAGTCGGGCACAGTCAGTCTGGGGACAATCAGTGACAACGCTAGTACCAAAGCAATGGCTGGATCCATTCTGAATGCCTACATGCCTCTGGACAG cAGAGATGGTGCCAgtatggaggtgcaggttgacGTGGAGTCCAAACTGGGAAAGCTACGCCATCACAGCGGGAGCAGCAGCATGGATGACGGAAGCACGGGCGGGCGCGGGGGAAACGCGTGCCCCTCCGGCTGCCCCCACGAGGGCAAGTGCGGCTCGTCCCGATGGGCCAAGgagccctcctcctcctcctcttcctcgggGAAGAAGAGCAAAGGCAAGCTGCGCAAGAAGGGCGGGGGCACCAAAATCAACGAGACGCGGGAAGACATGGACGCTCAGCTCCTGGAGCAGCGCAGCACCAACTCCAGCGAGTTCGACTCGCCCTCCCTCAGCGGCAGCCTGCCCTCCGTGGCCGACTCCCACTCCAGCCACTTTTCCGAGTTCAGCTGCTCCGACCTGGAGGGCTGCAGACCCATCTGCTGCGGCCACGACGGTCACCCCAGGCCCCACAACGGCGGCGCGGCCGTCAGCCCCCTCCCGGAGGTGGAGAACGACCGGCTGGAGAACTGCCCGGCCCTCGGGCCCCCCGCGGCCCCGCTCACGCCGGAAGGCAGAGGCTTGCTACACTACGTGGGCGACGAGAGCGTGGGCTTGGTGTGCGGCGTGGCAGAACTAGACTCTAACGCAGGGGAGAACGCAAAAGAACGCAATAACAACCTCCCCCAGCCGGACAGCCCCGTCCGAAACTCCTGCATTCAGACTGAGATCTAG
- the polr2k gene encoding DNA-directed RNA polymerases I, II, and III subunit RPABC4: protein MDSQKDLQPPKQQPMIYICGECHTENEIKARDPIRCRECGYRIMYKKRTKRLVVFDAR, encoded by the exons ATGGATTCTCAGAAAGATTTGCAACCTCCCAAGCAACAACCCATGATCTACATTTGTGGAG AAtgtcacacagaaaatgagatCAAGGCCAGAGATCCAATCCGATGCAGAGAGTGTGGATACAGAATAATGTacaagaaaaggacaaagagat TGGTTGTGTTTGATGCAAGGTGA
- the rnf19a gene encoding E3 ubiquitin-protein ligase RNF19A isoform X2, with protein MKCCYVDDLKDPSDCQQPPPADSAPSPGAQAEQTGSGDRLPQGSTPCLNTLPSPLKTPLPPPSPSPSSSPSPSHPVDVPQSHRDAPTGEMSLQQSHAGSERDLHSAASSVSLPSVRKTPKKRRLSLRSLFRRRRGDPKRKSRTLTGGVEGIASVESVHSEMCQQERSSALSAPGVASTSSSSSSTSSSADLLECPLCLLRHSRERFPDIMTCHHRSCADCLRQYLRIEISESRVNISCPECSERFNPHDIRMILGDRALMEKYEEFMLRRWLVADPDCRWCPAPDCGYAVIAFGCASCPKITCGREGCGTEFCYHCKQLWHPNQTCDAARQQRAQSLRLRPFRSSSLSYSQESGAAADDIKPCPRCAAYIIKMNDGSCNHMTCAVCGCEFCWLCMKEISDLHYLSPSGCTFWGKKPWSRKKKILWQLGTLVGAPVGIALVAGIAIPAMIIGIPVYVGRKIHNRYEGKDISKHKRNLVIAGGVTLSVIVSPVVAAVTVGIGVPIMLAYVYGVVPISLCRSGGCGVSAGNGKGVRIEFDDENDMNVGSGAAATDTTSVAETRHNPSIGEGSVGGLTGSLSASGSHMERIGTMRDNLSENASTMALAGASITGSLSGSAMVNCFNRLEVQADVQKERCSLSGESGTVSLGTISDNASTKAMAGSILNAYMPLDRDGASMEVQVDVESKLGKLRHHSGSSSMDDGSTGGRGGNACPSGCPHEGKCGSSRWAKEPSSSSSSSGKKSKGKLRKKGGGTKINETREDMDAQLLEQRSTNSSEFDSPSLSGSLPSVADSHSSHFSEFSCSDLEGCRPICCGHDGHPRPHNGGAAVSPLPEVENDRLENCPALGPPAAPLTPEGRGLLHYVGDESVGLVCGVAELDSNAGENAKERNNNLPQPDSPVRNSCIQTEI; from the exons ATCCCAGTGACTGCCAGCAGCCCCCACCAGCAGACTCTGCGCCGTCGCCAGGGGCCCAAGCAGAGCAGACCGGCTCGGGTGACCGGCTCCCGCAGGGCTCGACGCCATGTCTTAACACCCTGCCCTCTCCTTTGAAAACCCCCttgccccctccctccccttcaccctcctcctccccctccccctcccatccGGTCGATGTGCCCCAGTCTCACCGTGACGCCCCCACCGGAGAGATGAGCCTCCAGCAGTCTCACGCCGGCTCGGAGCGCGACCTCCACTCCGCCGCCTCCTCCGTCAGCCTGCCCTCCGTCAGGAAGACGCCCAAGAAGCGCCGGCTCTCCCTGCGCTCGCTCTTCCGCCGTCGCCGCGGCGACCCCAAGCGCAAGTCCCGGACGCTGACGGGCGGCGTGGAAGGCATCGCGAGCGTGGAGAGCGTGCACTCGGAGATGTGCCAGCAGGAGCGCTCCTCCGCCCTGTCGGCCCCCGGCGTGGCCtccacatcctcctcctcctcgtccacCTCTTCCTCGGCCGACCTGCTGGAGTGCCCCCTCTGCCTGCTGCGGCACAGCCGCGAGCGTTTCCCCGACATCATGACGTGTCACCACCGCTCCTGTGCAGACTGCCTGCGTCAGTACCTGCGCATCGAGATCTCGGAGAGCCGCGTTAACATCAGCTGCCCGGAGTGCTCCGAACGCTTCAACCCCCATGACATCCGCATGATCCTGGGAGACCGCGCCCTCATGGAGAAGTACGAGGAGTTTATGCTGCGTCGTTGGCTCGTAGCCGACCCCGACTGCCGCTGGTGCCCTGCCCCTGACTGCGG GTATGCAGTCATTGCCTTTGGCTGTGCCAGCTGTCCAAAGATCACCTGTGGGAGAGAGGGCTGCGGGACGGAGTTCTGTTACCACTGCAAACAGCTGTGGCATCCCAACCAGACCTGCGACGCCGCCCGCCAACAGAGGGCCCAGAGCCTCCGGCTGAGGCCTTTCCGCTCCTCCTCGCTCAGCTACAGCCAGGAAAGCGGCGCCGCAG CCGATGACATCAAGCCGTGTCCACGCTGTGCCGCTTACATCATCAAGATGAACGACGGCAGCTGTAATCACATGACCTGCGCTGTATGTGGCTGTGAATTCTGCTGGCTTTGTATGAAGGAGATCTCTGATCTGCATTACTTAAG CCCGTCGGGATGCACCTTCTGGGGTAAGAAGCCATGGAGTCGTAAGAAGAAGATTCTTTGGCAGCTGGGCACCCTGGTCGGTGCTCCAGTGGGCATCGCGCTGGTCGCCGGCATTGCCATCCCTGCCATGATCATCGGGATCCCCGTCTACGTGGGGAGAAAG ATTCACAACCGCTATGAAGGAAAGGACATATCGAAGCACAAGAGGAACCTGGTTATTGCCGGCGGTGTGACCTTGTCTGTGATCGTGTCTCCTGTGGTAGCCGCGGTAACTGTTG GGATCGGCGTGCCCATCATGCTGGCTTACGTTTACGGTGTGGTGCCCATCTCCCTGTGCCGCAGCGGCGGGTGCGGCGTTTCAGCGGGAAACGGGAAGGGCGTCCGCATCGAGTTTGACGACGAGAACGACATGAACGTGGGCAGCGGGGCAGCGGCCACCG acaccACTTCGGTGGCAGAGACGCGACATAACCCCAGTATTGGTGAGGGGAGTGTGGGTGGGCTGACTGGGAGCCTGAGCGCCAGTGGCAGCCACATGGAGCGGATTGGCACCATGCGTGACAACCTGAGTGAGAACGCCAGCACCATGGCGCTCGCCGGAGCCAGCATCACGGGCAGCCTGTCAGGAAGCGCCATGGTCAACTGCTTTAACAG gCTGGAGGTCCAGGCAGATGTGCAGAAGGAGCGCTGCAGTCTGAGCGGGGAGTCGGGCACAGTCAGTCTGGGGACAATCAGTGACAACGCTAGTACCAAAGCAATGGCTGGATCCATTCTGAATGCCTACATGCCTCTGGACAG AGATGGTGCCAgtatggaggtgcaggttgacGTGGAGTCCAAACTGGGAAAGCTACGCCATCACAGCGGGAGCAGCAGCATGGATGACGGAAGCACGGGCGGGCGCGGGGGAAACGCGTGCCCCTCCGGCTGCCCCCACGAGGGCAAGTGCGGCTCGTCCCGATGGGCCAAGgagccctcctcctcctcctcttcctcgggGAAGAAGAGCAAAGGCAAGCTGCGCAAGAAGGGCGGGGGCACCAAAATCAACGAGACGCGGGAAGACATGGACGCTCAGCTCCTGGAGCAGCGCAGCACCAACTCCAGCGAGTTCGACTCGCCCTCCCTCAGCGGCAGCCTGCCCTCCGTGGCCGACTCCCACTCCAGCCACTTTTCCGAGTTCAGCTGCTCCGACCTGGAGGGCTGCAGACCCATCTGCTGCGGCCACGACGGTCACCCCAGGCCCCACAACGGCGGCGCGGCCGTCAGCCCCCTCCCGGAGGTGGAGAACGACCGGCTGGAGAACTGCCCGGCCCTCGGGCCCCCCGCGGCCCCGCTCACGCCGGAAGGCAGAGGCTTGCTACACTACGTGGGCGACGAGAGCGTGGGCTTGGTGTGCGGCGTGGCAGAACTAGACTCTAACGCAGGGGAGAACGCAAAAGAACGCAATAACAACCTCCCCCAGCCGGACAGCCCCGTCCGAAACTCCTGCATTCAGACTGAGATCTAG
- the spag1a gene encoding sperm-associated antigen 1A translates to MGNAQKKPPGSGEGGGPHFEHGGSGRRRSKGGSSGSTKGTQESQRKSPVLNGTHSSGNQAAEQSQSATPAGTGAENCNLDAPAGALPPPLARLKNEGNHLFKNGQFADALEKYTQAIDGCAEAGVDSPEDLCILYSNRAACYLKDGNSADCIEDCSRALELRPFSLKPLLRRAMAYESLERYRKAYVDYKTVLQIDTGVQAAHDSVHRITKLLIEQDGPDWREKLPEIPLVPLSAQQHHRPQQPSAEVLQARAARAAEEEARKAEARFTSLKQEGNDLVKKGQFQEAAEKYSECLQIKPSECALYTNRALCYIRLSCFEEAKQDCNSALEIEPANKKAFYRRALAHKGLKDYLASSADLQEVLQLDPNVHEAEQELEEVTALLRESLMAGNG, encoded by the exons ATGGGGAACGCACAGAAGAAGCCCCCGGGGTCAGGAGAAGGGGGGGGTCCACATTTTGAGCATGGAGGTTCAGGTCGAAGGAGGAGTAAAGGGGGGAGCAGTGGGAGTACCAAAGGCACTCAGGAGTCTCAGAGAAAGAGCCCGGTACTGAATGGCACCCACAGCAGTGGGAATCAGGCAGCAGAGCAAAGCCAAAGCGCTACTCCTGCTGGGACAGGGGCAGAAAACTGCAATCTGGACGCCCCCGCGGGggccctcccccctcctctcgcCCGGCTCAAAAACGAGGGCAACCACCTCTTCAAGAACGGACAGTTTGCTGACGCACTGGAGAAATACACACAGGCGATCGATGGTTGTGCAGAAGCAG gTGTCGACAGCCCTGAGGACTTGTGTATCCTGTATTCCAACAGAGCGGCTTGCTATCTGAAGGATGGAAACAGCGCAGACTGTATTGAAGACTGTAGCAG AGCCCTGGAGCTCCGCCCCTTCTCCCTTAAGCCACTGCTACGACGAGCCATGGCCTACGAATCGCTGGAGCGCTACAGGAAGGCTTACGTCGATTACAAGACAGTGCTGCAGATTGACACGGGAGTGCAGGCAGCCCACGACAGCGTCCATAG GATCACTAAGCTGCTGATTGAGCAGGATGGGCCTGACTGGAGGGAGAAATTGCCGGAGATCCCTTTGGTTCCCCTGTCTGCACAACAGCATCACAGACCACAGCAGCCCAGCGCCGAGGTCCTCCAGGCTCGTGCTGCCAGGGCTGCAGAAGAGGAAG CCAGAAAAGCAGAGGCTCGCTTTACATCCTTAAAACAGGAGGGAAATGATCTAGTAAAGAAAGGCCAGTTCCAGGAGGCCGCAGAAAAGTACAGTGAATGCCTTCAGATCAAACCAAGCGAGTGTGCCCTCTATACTAACAG AGCCCTGTGCTACATAAGACTCAGTTGCTTTGAGGAGGCCAAGCAAGACTGTAACTCCGCCCTCGAGATAGAGCCGGCCAATAAGAAAGCATTCTACAGACGAGCCCTGGCTCACAAAGGCTTGAAG GATTACCTCGCCTCCAGTGCTGATCTGCAGGAGGTGCTGCAGCTGGATCCAAACGTTCATGAGGCAGAACAGGAGTTGGAGGAGGTGACCGCACTGCTCAGGGAGAGTCTGATGGCGGGAAACGGTTGA